DNA sequence from the Candidatus Sulfuricurvum sp. RIFRC-1 genome:
AGGATTATAACAATGGTGTGTCCTTTCTAAATGAATCAGTTAAGAAAAAGTAATAGAAAAGGGGGGTACGCTACCGTACAGAGGGAAAGCTGTGTTTAAGTTTAGGCAACGATATGGTTGTATTGCGTGTTAAAATGTTAACTATATTGCTGTTACTTTAAGTTTCAAGCTAAAAAGTTTTCTAAAAGCTGTAAAAAAAAGGTTAAAAAAATAGCTCATGAGTAAAAATGAAACATTTTTTTCCAAAGGTTTACGACTCTTCGCTGGTTAAATAGATCCAATACTCTTTGTGACTTTTTCCCTGATCGAGAAAGTAGAGCTGTAAAATGGCAACCCGATAAAGGGTAATGACCATTTTAGCGTAGGGGATAGCGAGTGAGAGAGAGAGCCACCATGGTTGCTCGCGATCTCCTTTGGAGTGCATCATCTCTTCGACTCCGATATTGTTGCTGAGATAAAGACCAAACGCAATCGAAAAGATAAAATTAAGTATCAGTCCAAAAATCGCATAGGCAAAAAAATCGCTAGAGCCGAAATCGATCATCTTTGTTTACTCTTTGTAATTTTTGATAGCATCTTCTAAGATTTTAGTTGCGGATGCTTTGTCTTCAAACCCTTTTACTTTTACCCATTTACCCGGTTCAAGCATTTTATAGGTTTCAAAGAAGTTTTTGATTTTAGCTAAGGTGTGTTTTGGAATATCACCGAGGTCTTGAATCTCTTCGAATGTCGGGTCGATTTTTGAGGTTGGAACGGCAAGCAATTTTTCATCGATACCGCTTTCGTCTTCCATAATAAGAACACCGACTAAACGACAATTAGTCACACACCCCTCAACCATAGGATACTCGGTAAGAATCAAGATATCAGCCGGATCGCCGTCTTGGGAAAGTGTTTTGTTGACAAAGCCGTAGTTTGCCGGATAGTACATAGCAGAGTGCATAACACGGTCAAGCACAAGTGCACCGCTCTCTTTTTCAACTTCATATTTGATGTTTGATCCGCAGGCAATCTCAATAATTGCTTTGACTTTATCCGGATTTTCGCCGTAACCGATTTTGCTTAGATCCATAAGGCACCTCTGTGTATAAAATAATGAGGCGGATTGTAACGAAAGAAACTAAAAGGTTCATTGAAACCGGTCGCAGTAAATCTTTTTTAATGAACTTTATACTAGAATCACGCATCGTGTAAAGATTACGCGTGCAAATTAACTAGGGGATCTCGAATGGAATTACTCAATAAAGTAATGAAATATTTGACTATGTTTCAATCCAAGAATGCCCCGGAATCTCAAAACTTTGCAGGTGAGGGTGCCGTTGCATCTTCATGTGATCGTACACAAGGTGCCAAAGTAGCAGCGATTGCAGCAGCATTACACCACCATGATTTGGAAAACAGTGATGTAAGAGCAAAAGTAGCTGCGATTGCAGCCGCGCTTCATCATCATGAAATGGAAAACTCTCAAAATGGCGGTTTATTAGGAATTGCGGCACTTGCAGCAGTGATTCACCACCATAATAATCTAAAGAAGTAGGGATTACGTATAATGGCAAAAAAATACATCGATGTGATGGACACTACGTTCCGTGACGGCTTTCAGTCCGTATTCGGCGGACGGGTGTTGATGGAAGATTTTTTCCCTGCGGTTGAAGCGGCTGCGGAGGCGGGAATCCGACATTTCGAATTTGGAGGCGGTGCCCGTTTTCAAAGTCTTTTTTTCTATCTGAATGAAAATGCATTTGATA
Encoded proteins:
- the ppa gene encoding inorganic diphosphatase; the encoded protein is MDLSKIGYGENPDKVKAIIEIACGSNIKYEVEKESGALVLDRVMHSAMYYPANYGFVNKTLSQDGDPADILILTEYPMVEGCVTNCRLVGVLIMEDESGIDEKLLAVPTSKIDPTFEEIQDLGDIPKHTLAKIKNFFETYKMLEPGKWVKVKGFEDKASATKILEDAIKNYKE